A genomic region of Ensifer adhaerens contains the following coding sequences:
- the rbfA gene encoding 30S ribosome-binding factor RbfA, translated as MSKATSSAPSQRMLRVGEQVRAAITQVLQRGEVRDPVIEKTVIAISEVRMSPDLKIATAYVTPLGVPNHAEVIEALNRNAKYIRGRLGPQLRQMKYMPDVRFRDDTSFDNYKKIDELLRSPEVSRDLDQTSEDEE; from the coding sequence ATGAGTAAAGCTACATCCTCGGCCCCCTCCCAGCGCATGCTGCGCGTCGGTGAGCAGGTGCGCGCTGCGATCACGCAGGTTCTGCAGCGTGGCGAGGTGCGCGATCCCGTGATCGAGAAGACCGTCATCGCGATCTCGGAAGTGCGCATGTCGCCCGATCTGAAGATTGCGACGGCCTATGTCACGCCGCTTGGCGTGCCCAATCATGCCGAAGTCATCGAGGCACTCAACCGCAATGCCAAGTACATTCGCGGCCGCCTCGGCCCGCAGCTCCGGCAGATGAAGTACATGCCCGACGTTCGTTTCCGTGACGATACGAGCTTCGACAACTACAAGAAGATCGACGAGCTCCTGCGTTCGCCGGAAGTCAGTCGCGATCTCGACCAGACCAGCGAAGACGAAGAATAG
- the truB gene encoding tRNA pseudouridine(55) synthase TruB — MSKPRKPKGRPISGWLILDKPLDFGSTEAVSKIKWLFKAQKAGHAGTLDPLASGMLPIALGDATKTVPYVMDGRKIYEFTVAWGEERSTDDLEGEVTHSSSERPNEEAIRALLPKYTGVISQVPPQFSAIKIDGERAYDLARDGETVEIPAREVEVHRLTLLGAAPNLAHFEIECGKGTYVRSLARDMGRDLGCFGHIASLRRTFVAPFGEEDMVPLADLVALEKIESDEERLAALDAYLIETGEALSSLPHVAVNDDQAHRLRMGNPIILRGRDAPLATPEAYATARGKLIAIGEIAEGEFRPKRVFATG, encoded by the coding sequence ATGTCCAAACCGCGTAAGCCCAAGGGCCGCCCGATCTCGGGTTGGCTGATCCTCGACAAGCCGCTCGACTTCGGCTCCACCGAAGCCGTCTCGAAGATCAAGTGGCTGTTCAAGGCCCAGAAAGCCGGCCATGCCGGCACCCTCGACCCGCTTGCTTCCGGCATGCTGCCGATCGCGCTTGGCGATGCGACGAAGACCGTTCCCTACGTGATGGACGGGCGCAAGATCTACGAATTCACCGTCGCCTGGGGCGAGGAGCGCTCGACCGACGATCTCGAAGGCGAGGTCACGCATTCCTCGAGCGAGCGGCCGAACGAAGAGGCGATCCGCGCGCTTCTTCCGAAGTACACCGGCGTCATCAGCCAGGTCCCGCCGCAGTTCTCGGCGATCAAGATCGATGGCGAGCGCGCCTACGATCTGGCCCGCGATGGCGAAACCGTCGAGATTCCGGCGCGCGAGGTCGAGGTGCACCGCCTGACGCTGCTCGGTGCTGCTCCCAATCTCGCGCATTTCGAGATCGAGTGCGGCAAGGGCACCTATGTGCGCTCGCTCGCCCGCGACATGGGTCGCGATCTCGGTTGTTTTGGCCACATCGCCTCGCTGCGCCGAACCTTTGTCGCGCCGTTCGGTGAAGAGGACATGGTGCCGCTCGCCGATCTGGTGGCATTGGAAAAGATCGAGAGCGACGAGGAGCGCCTGGCGGCGCTCGACGCCTATCTGATCGAGACTGGCGAAGCGCTTTCCAGCCTGCCGCATGTTGCCGTCAACGACGATCAGGCGCACCGCCTGAGGATGGGCAATCCCATCATCCTGCGCGGCCGCGATGCGCCGCTTGCGACGCCTGAAGCCTACGCGACGGCACGCGGCAAGCTCATCGCCATCGGTGAAATCGCCGAAGGCGAATTCCGCCCGAAGCGGGTTTTCGCCACGGGCTAA
- a CDS encoding sensor histidine kinase, translated as MAVAPPLAARAEGGCAVGAAGRRATEVTGVLDEGKRKAANGLAAVSDLVRHRLTRPFSFYLTSLLLVAIVPAFIFSLVVLKRSVDQQEQVITALLQASTGSVTRIVERDIEGMLTTLKVLSTSQEIEDGNMEAFYGRAATALAGTDSYLIVIDRNHNQRLNTRVPFGAQLSKASDPDSVERAFTNNDAPLVSNVFFGQTAGKWVFNVYLPAKLSTGEEYLLTLTQNAENMAKAVNRDTLSPGWSAALVDGAGKVIISSDAKVKAGEPFFLDKVPAISIGVRNIKENGTEYRVATEFSVVTGWRIIAWAPRATVDAPAVWSFLWLSLGGIIFAGIAIAGSLAIARLLSQGVKLVAQDARRLGAGERIESRPHMIAEVEQVSAALARAAAARGKAENEIRFLMREVAHRSKNQLTVIQSMLNQSVYSAESASDFADSFRKRIAGLARSTDLMIANAAQGVDFRELAQNQLQPFTPDDPTRVILSGPALRLDTQISQTLGMALHELATNATKYGALANTTGVVKLSWSLEDEGIAIRWREEGADLAGKPSDPVRKGFGTLVLERMLGMALNATLERVMHADGIEWRITIPRDAKEEGS; from the coding sequence ATGGCGGTCGCACCGCCTTTGGCAGCGCGCGCCGAAGGCGGCTGCGCCGTTGGCGCGGCAGGAAGAAGGGCGACTGAGGTGACCGGCGTGTTGGACGAAGGAAAGCGAAAGGCTGCGAATGGCTTGGCGGCGGTCAGCGACCTCGTTCGTCATCGATTGACCCGGCCGTTCAGCTTCTATCTGACGTCGCTGCTGCTTGTGGCCATCGTCCCGGCCTTCATCTTTTCGCTTGTGGTGCTGAAGCGCAGCGTAGATCAGCAGGAACAGGTGATCACGGCCCTGCTGCAGGCCTCGACCGGGTCGGTGACGCGCATCGTCGAACGTGACATCGAGGGCATGCTGACGACGCTGAAGGTGCTGTCGACTTCGCAAGAGATCGAAGACGGCAACATGGAGGCCTTCTACGGCCGGGCCGCCACGGCGCTTGCCGGAACGGATTCCTACCTGATCGTCATCGATCGCAATCACAACCAGCGGCTCAACACCCGGGTTCCGTTCGGTGCGCAGCTTAGCAAGGCTTCGGACCCCGACTCCGTCGAGCGCGCCTTCACCAACAATGACGCGCCGCTCGTCTCCAACGTCTTCTTCGGCCAGACCGCGGGAAAATGGGTGTTCAACGTCTACCTGCCGGCGAAGCTGTCGACCGGCGAGGAATATCTGCTGACGTTGACGCAAAACGCCGAGAACATGGCCAAGGCGGTCAACCGCGACACGCTTTCTCCCGGATGGAGCGCAGCACTGGTCGATGGCGCAGGCAAGGTCATCATTTCGTCGGATGCGAAGGTCAAGGCCGGAGAACCGTTCTTCCTCGACAAGGTGCCGGCGATCAGCATCGGGGTCCGCAACATCAAGGAAAACGGCACGGAGTACCGGGTCGCGACCGAGTTCTCGGTCGTGACCGGCTGGCGGATCATCGCCTGGGCGCCGCGCGCGACGGTCGATGCTCCGGCGGTCTGGTCGTTCCTCTGGCTGTCGCTCGGCGGCATCATCTTTGCCGGCATCGCGATCGCCGGATCGTTGGCAATTGCGCGGCTGTTGTCACAGGGCGTCAAGCTCGTGGCGCAGGATGCGCGTCGCCTCGGCGCCGGTGAACGGATCGAATCCCGCCCGCACATGATCGCAGAAGTCGAGCAGGTCTCGGCAGCGCTGGCGCGCGCAGCAGCGGCGCGCGGCAAGGCCGAAAACGAGATCCGCTTCCTCATGCGCGAGGTGGCGCACCGCTCGAAGAACCAGCTGACCGTCATCCAGTCCATGCTCAACCAGTCCGTCTATTCGGCCGAGAGTGCTTCGGACTTTGCCGATTCCTTCCGCAAGCGCATTGCCGGCCTCGCGCGCTCGACCGACCTGATGATCGCCAACGCCGCCCAAGGCGTCGATTTCCGCGAGCTCGCCCAGAACCAGTTGCAGCCCTTCACGCCTGACGATCCGACGCGTGTGATCCTGTCCGGCCCGGCACTGAGGCTCGACACGCAGATCTCGCAGACGCTCGGCATGGCCCTGCACGAACTGGCGACCAATGCCACCAAATACGGTGCGCTCGCCAACACCACCGGGGTCGTCAAGCTGAGCTGGTCGCTGGAGGATGAAGGCATTGCCATTCGCTGGCGGGAGGAGGGCGCCGATCTCGCAGGCAAGCCGTCGGACCCCGTCCGCAAGGGTTTCGGGACGCTGGTATTGGAGCGCATGCTCGGCATGGCGCTGAACGCCACTCTGGAGCGGGTGATGCATGCCGATGGCATCGAGTGGCGGATCACCATTCCACGCGATGCGAAGGAAGAAGGTTCATGA
- the rpsO gene encoding 30S ribosomal protein S15, giving the protein MSIAAERKAQLIKEFATVEGDTGSPEVQVAILTERINNLTEHFKGHKKDNHSRRGLLAMVSSRRSLLDYLKKKDEARYTKLIGALGIRR; this is encoded by the coding sequence ATGTCGATTGCTGCAGAGCGTAAGGCTCAGCTCATCAAGGAATTTGCAACCGTTGAAGGCGATACCGGTTCCCCGGAAGTCCAGGTTGCTATCCTGACGGAACGGATCAACAACCTGACCGAACACTTCAAGGGCCACAAGAAGGATAACCATTCCCGCCGTGGTCTTCTCGCGATGGTTTCCAGCCGTCGTTCGCTCCTCGACTATCTGAAGAAGAAAGACGAAGCGCGCTACACCAAGCTGATCGGTGCCCTGGGCATCCGTCGCTAA
- the pnp gene encoding polyribonucleotide nucleotidyltransferase — MFDTHTVEIEWAGRPLKLETGKIARQADGAVLATYGETVVLATVVSAKSPKPGQDFFPLTVNYQEKTYAAGKIPGGYFKREGRPSENETLVSRLIDRPIRPLFPDGYKNDTQVIVTVMQHDLENNPDILSMVAASAALTLSGVPFMGPIGGARVGYINGQYVLNPHLDEMDESTLDLVVAGTQEAVLMVESEAKELPEDVMLGAVVFGQKGFQPVIDAIIKLAEVAAKEPREFEPEDHSALENAMLSLAEDELRNAYKITEKAARYAAVDAVKAKVKAHFLPEGIENPAHTAEEIGAVFKHLQAKIVRWNILDTKSRIDGRDLETVRPIVSEVGLLPRTHGSALFTRGETQAIVVATLGTGEDEQYVDSLTGMYKERFMLHYNFPPFSVGETGRMGSPGRREIGHGKLAWRAIRPMLPEAEQFPYTLRVVSEITESNGSSSMATVCGTSLALMDAGVPLAKPVAGIAMGLIKEDERFAVLSDILGDEDHLGDMDFKVAGTEAGITSLQMDIKIEGITEEIMGIALNQAKGGRLHILGEMAKAISESRGQLGEFAPRIEVMNIPVDKIREVIGSGGKVIREIVEKTGAKINIEDDGTVKIASSSGKEIEAARKWIHSIVAEPEVGQVYEGTVVKTADFGAFVNFFGARDGLVHISQLASERVAKTTDVVKEGDKVWVKLMGFDERGKVRLSMKVVDQATGKEIVAEKSEKKGDGEAAE; from the coding sequence ATGTTCGATACCCACACGGTTGAAATCGAATGGGCTGGGCGTCCGCTCAAGCTCGAAACCGGCAAGATCGCCCGCCAGGCTGATGGCGCCGTGCTCGCCACCTACGGCGAAACCGTCGTTCTCGCCACCGTCGTTTCGGCCAAGTCGCCGAAGCCGGGCCAGGACTTCTTCCCGCTGACCGTCAACTACCAGGAAAAGACCTACGCCGCCGGCAAGATCCCGGGTGGCTACTTCAAGCGCGAAGGCCGTCCGAGCGAAAACGAAACGCTCGTTTCCCGCCTGATCGACCGCCCGATCCGCCCGCTCTTCCCCGATGGCTACAAGAACGACACCCAGGTCATCGTCACGGTCATGCAGCATGACCTTGAAAACAATCCCGACATTCTGTCGATGGTCGCAGCTTCCGCTGCGCTGACGCTGTCCGGCGTTCCGTTCATGGGCCCGATCGGTGGCGCGCGCGTCGGCTACATCAACGGCCAGTACGTTCTCAACCCGCATCTCGACGAGATGGACGAATCGACCCTCGACCTCGTCGTCGCCGGCACCCAGGAAGCCGTGCTGATGGTCGAGTCGGAAGCCAAGGAACTGCCGGAAGACGTCATGCTCGGCGCTGTCGTATTCGGCCAGAAGGGCTTCCAGCCGGTCATCGACGCCATCATCAAGCTCGCTGAAGTCGCTGCCAAGGAGCCGCGCGAGTTCGAACCGGAAGATCATTCCGCTCTCGAAAACGCCATGCTCTCGCTTGCCGAAGACGAACTGCGCAACGCCTACAAGATCACCGAGAAGGCCGCTCGCTACGCTGCCGTCGACGCCGTCAAGGCCAAGGTGAAGGCTCACTTCCTGCCGGAAGGCATCGAGAACCCGGCCCACACGGCCGAAGAAATCGGCGCCGTCTTCAAGCACCTGCAGGCCAAGATCGTTCGTTGGAACATCCTCGACACCAAGAGCCGTATCGACGGCCGCGATCTGGAGACCGTTCGTCCGATCGTCTCGGAAGTCGGCCTCCTGCCGCGCACCCACGGTTCGGCACTGTTCACCCGCGGTGAAACGCAGGCGATCGTTGTTGCCACGCTCGGCACCGGTGAAGACGAACAGTACGTCGACAGCCTGACCGGCATGTACAAAGAACGCTTCATGCTGCACTACAACTTCCCGCCCTTCTCGGTCGGCGAAACTGGTCGCATGGGCTCCCCGGGCCGCCGCGAAATCGGTCACGGCAAGCTCGCCTGGCGCGCGATCCGCCCGATGCTCCCGGAAGCCGAACAGTTCCCCTACACGCTGCGCGTCGTATCCGAGATCACCGAGTCCAACGGCTCGTCCTCGATGGCCACCGTCTGCGGCACCTCGCTCGCGCTGATGGATGCCGGCGTTCCGCTGGCAAAGCCGGTTGCCGGTATCGCCATGGGCCTGATCAAGGAAGATGAGCGCTTCGCCGTTCTCTCCGACATCCTCGGCGACGAAGACCACCTCGGCGACATGGACTTCAAGGTTGCAGGCACCGAAGCCGGCATCACCTCGCTCCAGATGGACATCAAGATCGAGGGCATCACCGAAGAGATCATGGGCATCGCGCTCAACCAGGCCAAGGGCGGCCGTCTCCACATCCTCGGCGAAATGGCAAAGGCCATCTCCGAAAGCCGCGGCCAGCTCGGCGAGTTCGCTCCGCGCATCGAAGTCATGAACATCCCGGTCGACAAGATCCGCGAAGTCATCGGCTCCGGCGGCAAAGTCATCCGCGAAATCGTCGAAAAGACCGGCGCCAAGATCAACATCGAAGACGACGGCACCGTCAAGATCGCCTCTTCGTCCGGCAAGGAAATCGAAGCGGCCCGCAAGTGGATCCACTCGATCGTCGCCGAGCCGGAAGTCGGCCAGGTCTATGAAGGCACTGTTGTGAAGACCGCCGACTTCGGCGCCTTCGTCAACTTCTTCGGTGCCCGTGACGGCCTCGTCCACATCTCGCAGCTCGCCTCCGAGCGCGTCGCCAAGACGACCGACGTCGTCAAGGAAGGCGACAAGGTCTGGGTCAAGCTCATGGGCTTCGACGAGCGCGGCAAGGTTCGCCTGTCGATGAAGGTTGTCGATCAGGCCACCGGCAAGGAAATCGTTGCCGAAAAGTCTGAGAAGAAGGGCGACGGCGAAGCCGCCGAATAA
- a CDS encoding class I SAM-dependent methyltransferase — MSRDALKTLFYPFDSGVIDPPGDGERVLFLGAEAGYRLPKGFEASIAAVQPSRPLYRALEAVRADVTPEVTGEDYDVTLVLCGKHKGENEDRIAEALKRTREGGLIVVAGGKEDGIQSLKKRIAKFEWDGDHLPKYHGVAFWFTRPEDVTDAVHKLAKVPVRVEGLFEASPGMFSHDRIDAGSELLASRLPNDFHGHAADFGAGWGYLAAKLAETAPGTKGIDLFEADHEALEAARVNMMANAPRMPARFYWFDLTSEEPRDKYDLIVMNPPFHEAHAAEPALGVAIIKTALKALKQGGKLMLVANRGLPYEQVLAENSKEYGETCRNARFKVLWAKR, encoded by the coding sequence ATGAGCCGAGACGCGTTGAAGACCCTGTTTTACCCGTTCGATAGCGGCGTGATCGACCCGCCGGGCGACGGCGAGCGCGTGCTCTTTCTCGGCGCCGAGGCGGGCTACCGGTTGCCCAAGGGCTTCGAAGCCTCGATAGCAGCGGTTCAGCCGTCAAGGCCGCTCTATCGCGCGCTGGAGGCCGTGCGCGCCGATGTGACGCCTGAGGTCACCGGCGAGGACTATGACGTCACGCTGGTGCTCTGTGGCAAGCACAAGGGCGAGAACGAGGACCGTATCGCCGAGGCGTTGAAGCGTACGCGTGAAGGCGGCCTGATCGTCGTTGCCGGCGGCAAGGAAGACGGTATCCAGTCGCTGAAGAAGCGGATTGCCAAGTTCGAATGGGATGGCGATCACCTGCCGAAGTATCACGGCGTCGCCTTCTGGTTCACTCGTCCCGAAGATGTAACCGATGCCGTGCACAAGCTCGCTAAGGTGCCGGTGCGCGTCGAGGGATTGTTCGAGGCCTCGCCCGGCATGTTCTCGCACGACCGCATCGATGCGGGTTCCGAGCTGCTCGCCTCGCGCCTGCCGAACGATTTTCATGGCCACGCCGCCGATTTCGGCGCAGGCTGGGGCTATCTTGCTGCAAAGCTTGCCGAAACCGCACCGGGCACCAAGGGCATCGACCTGTTCGAAGCCGACCACGAGGCGCTCGAGGCGGCTCGCGTCAACATGATGGCGAACGCTCCGCGCATGCCGGCGCGTTTCTACTGGTTCGACCTGACGAGCGAAGAGCCGCGCGACAAGTACGATCTCATCGTCATGAACCCGCCCTTCCATGAGGCCCACGCCGCCGAGCCGGCGCTCGGTGTCGCCATCATCAAGACGGCGCTGAAGGCGCTGAAGCAGGGCGGCAAGCTGATGCTGGTCGCCAACCGGGGCCTGCCCTATGAGCAGGTGCTGGCCGAGAATTCCAAGGAATACGGCGAAACCTGCCGCAACGCCCGTTTCAAGGTGCTGTGGGCCAAGCGCTGA
- the fabI gene encoding enoyl-ACP reductase FabI, with the protein MTGLMTGKRGLIMGVANNHSIAWGIAKALAAQGAELAFTFQGEALGKRVKPLAAELGSDFLLPCDVEDIASVDAVIDAIKERWGKLDFIVHAIGFSDKNELKGLYADTSRDNFSRTMVISCFSFTEIAKRAAELMNNGGSMLTLTYGGSVRVMPNYNVMGVAKAALEASVRYLAADYGARGIRVNAISAGPIRTLAGAGISDARAMLSWQQKNSPLRRTVTIDDVGSSALYLLSDLSRGVTGEIHYVDSGYNITSMPALDTLRTADAE; encoded by the coding sequence ATGACGGGACTGATGACCGGAAAGCGTGGCCTCATCATGGGTGTGGCCAACAACCATTCTATTGCCTGGGGCATCGCCAAGGCGCTTGCAGCGCAAGGCGCTGAACTCGCCTTCACCTTCCAGGGCGAAGCCCTCGGCAAACGCGTCAAGCCGCTGGCCGCCGAACTCGGTTCCGACTTCCTGCTTCCCTGCGATGTCGAAGACATTGCGTCTGTCGATGCCGTCATCGACGCGATCAAGGAGCGCTGGGGCAAGCTCGACTTCATCGTCCATGCCATCGGCTTCTCCGACAAGAACGAACTGAAGGGTCTCTACGCCGACACCTCGCGCGACAATTTCAGCCGCACGATGGTGATCTCCTGCTTCTCCTTCACCGAAATCGCCAAGCGCGCCGCCGAGCTGATGAACAACGGCGGCTCGATGCTGACGCTCACCTATGGCGGGTCGGTGCGCGTCATGCCGAACTACAATGTCATGGGCGTTGCCAAGGCCGCGCTCGAGGCTTCGGTACGCTACCTCGCCGCCGACTACGGCGCGCGCGGCATCCGTGTCAACGCGATCTCGGCCGGCCCTATCCGCACGCTTGCCGGCGCCGGCATTTCCGACGCCCGGGCAATGCTCTCCTGGCAGCAGAAGAATTCGCCGCTGCGCCGCACCGTCACCATCGACGACGTCGGCAGCTCTGCGCTCTACCTGCTTTCGGATCTGTCGCGCGGCGTTACGGGCGAGATCCACTATGTCGATTCCGGCTACAACATCACCTCGATGCCGGCGCTCGACACGCTCAGGACGGCCGACGCCGAATAG
- the fabB gene encoding beta-ketoacyl-ACP synthase I, with the protein MRRVVVTGLGIVSSIGNNADEVTASLRDAKSGITFSPDFAENGFKCQVWGAPSLDPTELVDRRAMRFLSQGGAWNHVAMKQAIADSGLEESVIARNERTGIIMGSGGPSTRTIVEAADITRKNVSPKRIGPFAVPKAMSSTASATLATWFQIHGVNYSISSACSTSAHCIGNAAEMIQWGKQDVMFAGGHEDLDWTMSNLFDAMGAMSSKYNETPASASRAYDANRDGFVIAGGAGVLVLEELEHAKARGAKIYAEIVGYGATSDGYDMVAPSGEGAIRCMRQALSTVKGDVDYINTHGTSTPVGDSKEIGAIREVFGSKMPHIQSTKSLTGHSLGAAGVQESIYGLLMMQAGFIGESAHISELDPEFDGVPIVRKRIDNAKIDTVLSNSFGFGGTNATLVFQRYNG; encoded by the coding sequence ATGAGACGGGTTGTTGTCACGGGCCTCGGCATCGTTTCCTCGATCGGAAACAACGCGGACGAAGTCACGGCGTCGCTGCGCGATGCAAAGTCGGGCATCACGTTTTCTCCCGATTTCGCGGAAAACGGCTTCAAGTGCCAGGTCTGGGGTGCCCCGTCGCTCGATCCGACCGAACTCGTCGACCGTCGCGCCATGCGCTTCCTGTCGCAGGGCGGTGCCTGGAACCACGTGGCGATGAAGCAGGCGATTGCCGATTCCGGTCTTGAAGAGTCCGTCATCGCCCGCAACGAACGGACCGGGATCATCATGGGTTCGGGCGGCCCGTCCACCCGCACCATCGTCGAAGCTGCCGACATCACCCGCAAGAATGTGAGCCCGAAGCGCATCGGCCCGTTCGCCGTTCCGAAGGCGATGTCGTCCACGGCCTCGGCGACGCTTGCGACCTGGTTCCAGATCCACGGCGTCAACTACTCGATCTCTTCGGCCTGCTCGACCTCGGCGCACTGCATCGGCAATGCCGCCGAAATGATCCAGTGGGGCAAGCAGGATGTGATGTTTGCCGGCGGCCATGAAGATCTCGACTGGACCATGTCCAACCTCTTCGACGCCATGGGCGCCATGTCGTCGAAATACAACGAGACGCCGGCGAGCGCTTCCCGTGCCTATGATGCCAACCGCGACGGTTTCGTCATTGCCGGTGGTGCAGGTGTGCTCGTTCTCGAAGAACTGGAACACGCCAAGGCCCGCGGCGCCAAGATCTACGCCGAAATCGTCGGCTACGGCGCGACCTCCGACGGCTACGACATGGTGGCACCTTCGGGCGAAGGCGCGATCCGCTGCATGCGCCAGGCGCTTTCGACGGTGAAGGGCGATGTCGACTACATCAACACGCACGGCACCTCGACGCCCGTTGGCGACAGCAAGGAAATCGGGGCGATCCGCGAAGTGTTCGGCAGCAAGATGCCGCACATCCAGTCGACCAAGTCGCTCACCGGCCACTCGCTGGGTGCCGCTGGCGTGCAGGAATCTATCTATGGCCTGCTGATGATGCAGGCTGGCTTCATCGGCGAAAGCGCGCATATCAGCGAGCTTGATCCTGAGTTCGATGGCGTTCCGATCGTTCGCAAGCGCATCGACAACGCCAAGATCGATACGGTTCTCTCGAACTCCTTCGGCTTCGGCGGCACCAATGCCACGCTCGTCTTCCAGCGCTACAACGGATAA
- the fabA gene encoding 3-hydroxyacyl-[acyl-carrier-protein] dehydratase FabA gives MTTKQSSFSYEEILACGRGELFGPGNAQLPLPPMLMVHRITEISETGGAFDKGYLRAEYDVRPDDWYFPCHFQGNPIMPGCLGLDGMWQLTGFFLGWLGEPGRGMALSTGEVKFKGMVRPETKLLQYGIDFKRVMRGRLVLGTADGWLKADGETIYQATDLRVGLSKEKAE, from the coding sequence ATGACCACCAAACAATCCAGCTTCAGCTACGAAGAAATCCTGGCCTGCGGCCGTGGCGAGTTGTTTGGCCCTGGCAACGCGCAGCTGCCGCTGCCGCCGATGCTGATGGTTCATCGCATCACCGAGATCTCCGAGACGGGCGGCGCCTTCGACAAGGGCTATCTGCGCGCTGAGTATGACGTACGGCCGGACGACTGGTACTTCCCCTGCCACTTCCAGGGCAATCCGATCATGCCTGGCTGCCTCGGCCTTGACGGCATGTGGCAGTTGACGGGCTTCTTCCTCGGCTGGCTCGGCGAGCCCGGCCGCGGCATGGCGCTGTCGACCGGTGAAGTCAAATTCAAGGGCATGGTTCGCCCTGAAACCAAGCTGCTGCAGTACGGCATCGACTTCAAGCGCGTCATGCGCGGCCGGCTCGTGCTCGGCACCGCCGATGGCTGGCTGAAGGCCGATGGCGAGACTATCTATCAGGCAACCGACCTGCGCGTCGGTCTGTCAAAGGAAAAGGCCGAGTAA
- the irrA gene encoding iron response transcriptional regulator IrrA, with protein sequence MTKATEVSSEERLRHSGLRPTRQRVALADLIFAKGDRHLTVEELHEEAVMAGVPVSLATVYNTLHQFTEAGMIRVLAVESAKTYFDTNVSDHHHFFVEGQNEVLDIPVSNIQIDNLPEPPEGMEIAHVDVVIRLRRKNGR encoded by the coding sequence ATGACGAAAGCAACAGAAGTGAGTTCGGAAGAAAGGCTGCGCCACTCAGGCCTGCGTCCGACCCGTCAGCGCGTTGCCCTCGCCGATCTGATCTTCGCCAAGGGTGACCGTCACCTGACCGTCGAGGAACTGCACGAGGAGGCTGTCATGGCCGGGGTGCCCGTTTCGCTCGCAACCGTCTACAACACGCTGCATCAGTTCACCGAGGCCGGCATGATCCGTGTCCTGGCGGTAGAGAGCGCCAAGACCTATTTCGACACCAACGTGTCGGATCACCATCACTTCTTCGTCGAGGGCCAGAACGAGGTTCTCGATATCCCCGTCAGCAACATCCAGATCGACAACCTCCCGGAGCCGCCGGAGGGAATGGAGATCGCGCATGTCGACGTGGTGATCCGCCTGCGCCGCAAGAACGGCCGCTGA
- a CDS encoding trimeric intracellular cation channel family protein → MPILEILDYAGVAVFAATGALSASRKQLDIIGYLFLASVTGIGGGTMRDVVLGATPVFWVTNPTYLLVCATVAVVVFFTAHLFGSRYRVLVWLDAIGLSAYCVMGAAKGFAATGSPGVALVTGMLTATFGGILRDLLAGEPSVLLRPEVYVTAALIGAGAFVLATMAGLPLAGASTLGVISAFAVRGGALKFGWTLPTGKAQPGRNPDDVM, encoded by the coding sequence ATGCCCATCCTCGAAATCCTCGACTATGCCGGTGTGGCCGTGTTCGCAGCAACCGGTGCGCTCTCGGCCTCGCGCAAGCAGCTCGACATCATCGGCTACCTGTTCCTCGCCTCGGTGACCGGGATCGGCGGCGGGACGATGCGCGACGTCGTCCTCGGGGCGACACCGGTTTTCTGGGTCACCAACCCGACCTATCTCCTGGTCTGCGCCACGGTGGCGGTCGTCGTGTTCTTCACCGCCCATCTGTTCGGTTCGCGCTACCGGGTCCTTGTCTGGCTCGATGCAATCGGCCTGTCGGCCTATTGCGTCATGGGTGCTGCAAAGGGATTTGCGGCCACGGGTTCGCCGGGCGTCGCGCTCGTTACCGGCATGCTGACGGCCACCTTTGGCGGCATCCTGCGCGATCTGCTCGCCGGGGAGCCCTCGGTGCTGCTGCGGCCGGAAGTCTATGTCACGGCGGCGTTGATCGGCGCCGGGGCTTTCGTGCTTGCGACGATGGCAGGCCTGCCGCTGGCGGGGGCGTCGACGCTCGGCGTCATCTCGGCCTTCGCCGTGCGCGGGGGCGCGCTCAAGTTCGGCTGGACGCTGCCGACGGGCAAGGCGCAGCCGGGCAGAAATCCTGACGATGTGATGTGA